A single genomic interval of Xiphophorus couchianus chromosome 2, X_couchianus-1.0, whole genome shotgun sequence harbors:
- the frmd4a gene encoding FERM domain-containing protein 4A isoform X9 produces the protein MAISQHQFYLDRKQSKSKIHAARSLSEIAIDLTETGTLKTSKLANMGSKGKIISGSSGSLLSSGSQESDSSQTAKKDMLAALRARQEALEETLRQRLEELKSICIREAELTGKLPKEYPLDPGEEPPTVRRKIGTAFKLDEQKILPKGEEEELERLEREFAIQSQITEAARRLASDPHVSSKKLKKQRKTSYLNALKKLQEIENSINEYRVRSGKKPTQRASLIIEEANICSEDSSLSDALVLDDDDPQVTDTPTFSPVASPHKGLPPRPPSHSRPPPPQSLDGLRHMHYTRSDYDKSPIKPKMWSESSLDEPYEKVKKRSSHSSHRRFPSSGSTEAGGSNSLQSSPIRSTPHWNSQSSMPSTPDLRTRTPHYVHSTRSVDISPTRLHSLSQHFRNRSSSLESQGKLLASEPDAHPHTLGSPDFFLGPGRGSNGSDPLDDCSSCTSQSSSEHYCPSGGPPGSNPNYSTLGEDSPSKARQRQRQRHRSAGQLGSSNSGSMPNLAAKNGSVGGSGGGGIGGGHHGVYLHSQSQPSSQYRIKEYPLYVEGSSNGVVVRSLESDQEGHYSVKAQFKTSSSYTAGGLYKEAWGGEEGGEGSGRLTPSRSQIVRTPSLGREGGGGGGRAVVSEELRCWYQRSSGSLKERSHSHSGSTSSETGSQQGTLGHGRGSRVGSLAKGSPAASPHSQRSLTPSSEHPATPTPPCSPQHIINWKSGSFSDSCFLSSPLCSELADVQWYGKDKTKPGTLV, from the exons ATGGCCATCAGCCAGCATCAGTTCTACCTGGACCGCAAGCAGAGCAAG TCAAAGATCCATGCTGCGCGGAGTCTGAGTGAGATCGCGATAGATCTTACAGAGACAGGAACTTTGAAGACATCCAAATTGGCCAACATGGGCAGCAAGGGCAAGATTATCAGTGGCAGCAGCGGCAGCCTGCTCTCCTCAG GCTCTCAGGAATCAGACAGTTCCCAAACTGCTAAGAAGGACATGCTGGCAGCTCTGAGGGCCAGGCAGGAAGCTCTGGAGGAAACGCTGCGACAGAGACTAGAGGAACTCAAGAGCATCTGTATCAGAGAAGCG GAACTAACAGGGAAACTTCCAAAGGAATATCCTCTTGATCCCGGAGAGGAACCACCCACAGTGAGACGGAAGATTGGCACTGCCTTCAAACTGGACGAgcaaaaaatcttaccaaaggGCGAG GAGGAGGAGCTTGAGCGTTTGGAGCGGGAGTTTGCCATTCAGTCGCAGATTACAGAGGCGGCCAGGCGTCTCGCCAGCGATCCTCACGTGAGCAGCAAAAAGCTGAAGAAGCAGAGGAAAACTTCTTATCTGAATGCACTTAAGAAGCTCCAGGAAATTGAAAACTCTATCAATGAATATCGGGTCCGCTCCGGCAAGAAGCCGACACAGAGGGCGTCACTTATCATAGAAG AAGCCAATATATGTTCTGAAGACAGCTCACTATCTGATGCACTGGTCTTAGATGACG atgatCCTCAAGTTACAGATACCCCAACCTTTTCTCCTGTAGCGTCGCCTCATAAAGGCCTCCCTCCGCGACCCCCCTCTCACAGCCGGCCTCCTCCCCCGCAGTCCCTGGATGGACTGCGACACATGCACTACACTCGCTCTGACTATGATAAATCTCCCATCAAACCCAAGATGTGGAGCGAATCATCACTGGATGAGCCTTACGAAAAAGTAAAGAAGCGCTCTTCTCACTCCAG TCACAGGCGTTTTCCAAGTTCTGGGAGTACTGAAGCAGGGGGCAGTAACTCCCTTCAGAGCAGCCCGATCAGGAGCACACCTCACTGGAACTCTCAGTCCAGCATGCCGTCAACACCGGACCTGAGAACCAGAACTCCACACTATGTACATTCCACCAG GTCAGTGGACATCAGTCCCACGCGTCTGCACAGTCTCTCTCAGCACTTTAGGAACCGCAGCTCCAGCCTTGAGTCCCAGGGCAAACTGCTAGCATCCGAACCCGATGCACATCCGCACACCCTGGGCAGTCCCGACTTTTTCCTTGGCCCGGGACGAGGCTCCAATGGCTCCGACCCACTGGATGACTGTTCATCCTGTACCAGCCAAAGCAGCTCAGAGCATTATTGCCCCTCTGGTGGACCCCCTGGCAGCAACCCCAACTATTCCACTCTGGGAGAGGACTCACCTTCCAAAGCCAGGCAGAGGCAACGGCAAAGGCACAG GTCTGCTGGTCAGTTGGGTTCCTCGAACTCGGGCTCTATGCCAAATCTGGCAGCTAAGAACGGCTCCGTTGGAGGCTCAGGTGGAGGTGGGATCGGAGGTGGGCATCATGGAGTTTACCTCCACAGTCAGAGCCAGCCCTCCTCCCAGTACCGCATCAAGGAGTACCCTCTGTATGTGGAGGGCAGCTCCAACGGCGTTGTAGTGCGCAGCTTGGAAAGCGACCAGGAGGGTCACTACAGTGTGAAGGCCCAGTTTAAGACCTCTAGCTCCTACACAGCCGGCGGACTTTACAAGGAGGCCTGGGgtggggaggagggaggagagggaaGCGGCCGACTCACGCCATCTCGATCTCAGATCGTACGGACTCCATCGTTAGGGAGAGAGGGTGGCGGAGGAGGGGGGAGGGCAGTGGTGTCTGAGGAGCTGCGCTGTTGGTACCAGAGGTCATCAGGGAGCCTAAAAGAAAGAAGCCACTCACATTCAGGATCCACATCTTCTGAGACTGGGTCACAGCAAGGCACTCTGGGACATGGACGGGGGAGCAGAGTTGGATCACTCGCCAAGGGCTCACCAG CTGCTTCCCCTCACAGCCAGAGGAGCCTGACGCCATCCAGTGAGCACCCAGCCACGCCCACACCGCCCTGTAGCCCACAGCACATCATCAACTGGAAAAGCGG